In Candidatus Hydrogenedens sp., one genomic interval encodes:
- a CDS encoding ATP-binding protein produces MRTIHIQVKEDHLETIGKTRPLNAIVELIWNALDAEAKQVQVRFIENELSGLDYIDIIDDGNGLQFEEALISFSNLGGSWKRGEYVTPNEKRILHGKYGKGRFRAFSLGNKVSWKSIYRDGNNLYCFYIKGDIENLSVFEVSEPEPVTEYENSTGMYVRIALPNDNTSLIRGVLALEEITDIFAPYLMQYPNVKIIYDGISIDPQNVQKTQYEYPYHDIVVPSGKTINATLTIVEWNTSGRRGLLFCDENGFARFIPFPRLHFRGFSYTAYFKSEYIKLLDQQGLLQADELCEDVRFLTQYCKKRLREHFILREAEKTQLMIEEWKDDGIYPITPEDMSNPEKSISIKIFDIYATHLFQMVRELNDAPQLIQKLTLKLLYTLIQTDSNKVAHILNEIISLPEDKETEIQRLLI; encoded by the coding sequence ATGCGAACAATACACATTCAAGTTAAAGAAGACCATCTCGAAACTATAGGAAAAACCCGTCCTTTAAATGCCATTGTTGAATTAATCTGGAATGCCCTCGATGCAGAGGCAAAACAGGTACAGGTTCGTTTTATTGAAAACGAATTAAGCGGTTTGGATTATATTGATATTATTGATGATGGTAATGGATTGCAATTTGAAGAGGCTTTAATTTCTTTTAGCAATTTAGGTGGTTCCTGGAAAAGAGGCGAATATGTTACTCCAAATGAAAAAAGAATTTTGCATGGGAAATACGGTAAAGGGCGATTTCGTGCCTTTTCTTTGGGGAACAAAGTATCGTGGAAAAGCATTTATCGAGATGGAAATAATCTGTATTGTTTCTATATCAAGGGAGATATAGAAAATTTATCTGTATTTGAAGTATCCGAACCAGAACCTGTTACAGAATACGAAAATTCCACAGGTATGTATGTTCGAATTGCTCTACCCAATGATAATACCTCCCTTATACGAGGGGTGCTTGCGTTAGAGGAAATTACTGATATTTTTGCTCCTTATTTAATGCAATACCCAAATGTAAAAATTATATATGATGGAATATCTATTGACCCGCAAAATGTCCAGAAAACTCAGTATGAATATCCGTATCACGATATAGTTGTGCCCAGTGGAAAAACTATCAATGCGACTTTAACTATTGTAGAATGGAACACATCGGGAAGACGAGGACTTTTATTCTGTGATGAGAATGGTTTCGCAAGATTTATCCCCTTCCCTCGATTACACTTCCGCGGGTTCAGTTACACAGCATACTTTAAATCGGAATATATTAAGTTATTAGACCAGCAAGGATTACTCCAGGCAGATGAACTGTGTGAAGATGTCCGTTTTCTCACTCAATACTGTAAAAAAAGACTTCGGGAACATTTTATTCTGCGGGAAGCAGAAAAAACGCAACTCATGATTGAAGAGTGGAAAGACGATGGAATTTATCCCATTACCCCGGAAGATATGTCTAACCCGGAAAAAAGTATTTCTATAAAAATATTTGATATATATGCTACCCATCTTTTTCAAATGGTTCGAGAACTTAATGATGCACCCCAATTAATTCAAAAATTAACTTTGAAACTGCTTTACACCTTAATACAGACGGATTCGAATAAAGTTGCTCATATATTAAACGAGATTATCTCTCTACCTGAAGACAAAGAAACTGAAATTCAAAGATTATTAATTTAG